Proteins from one Arthrobacter sp. DNA4 genomic window:
- a CDS encoding AlkA N-terminal domain-containing protein, giving the protein MDFWQRYRAIDARDTRFDGQFFTAVRTTGIYCRPSCPARTPKASNVTFYETSAAAHEAGYRACKRCLPEAVPGTPAWNVRQDIAGRAMRLINDGVINRDGVAGLAARLGYSPRQLNRILGQELGAGPLSLARAARAQTARTLLVSTSMKLADVAFAAGFSSVRQFNETIAEVFDMTPTALRRTVRHSAPVTGATALTLGLPYRPPFDPGIFSFLAVRAIPGVEDGTPTSYARTLRLPHGDARFRVEYDDGARERPLTLTIGAVDLRDLPALLSRVRRLFDLDADPEAIDGTLAADPRLVGSVAAAPGMRLPGAVDPQELLIRAMVGQQITVAAARTALTQLSAAGSPASAPGDGLDRLFPTPAEVAAAGHLLRGPKRRTESLLLAAEAMTGGRLDFGYGDDLPSLTAALLPLPGVGPWTVGYVAMRVLGAPDIFLANDAAVRNGIRALDNGTNHLSPDFRETSPWRSYATMHLWRAAARPATRNTIPAKGTP; this is encoded by the coding sequence ATGGACTTCTGGCAGCGCTACCGGGCAATCGATGCCCGTGATACCCGGTTCGACGGCCAGTTCTTCACGGCCGTCCGCACCACCGGGATCTACTGCCGGCCCTCCTGCCCCGCCCGGACCCCCAAGGCATCCAACGTCACGTTCTACGAGACGTCCGCCGCAGCGCACGAGGCAGGCTACCGCGCCTGCAAGCGCTGCCTGCCGGAGGCGGTCCCAGGCACCCCGGCCTGGAACGTGCGGCAGGACATCGCGGGGCGCGCGATGCGCCTGATCAACGATGGCGTGATCAACCGCGACGGCGTGGCGGGCCTGGCCGCCCGGCTGGGGTATTCGCCGCGCCAGCTGAACCGGATCCTCGGCCAGGAGCTTGGCGCCGGTCCCCTGTCATTGGCCCGCGCCGCCAGGGCCCAGACGGCCCGCACCCTGCTGGTTTCAACATCGATGAAACTCGCCGACGTCGCCTTTGCGGCAGGCTTCAGCAGCGTCAGGCAGTTCAACGAGACCATCGCCGAGGTGTTCGATATGACGCCCACGGCGCTCAGGAGGACCGTCCGCCATTCTGCGCCCGTCACCGGCGCCACAGCCCTGACCCTGGGCCTGCCCTACCGGCCGCCTTTCGATCCGGGCATCTTCTCCTTCCTGGCGGTCCGCGCCATCCCCGGAGTCGAGGACGGCACACCCACTTCCTATGCCCGGACGCTGCGGCTCCCCCACGGCGACGCGCGCTTCAGGGTGGAGTACGACGACGGGGCCCGGGAACGGCCGTTGACCCTCACCATCGGCGCGGTGGACCTTCGCGACCTTCCGGCGCTGCTCAGCCGCGTCCGCCGGTTGTTCGACCTGGATGCGGACCCGGAGGCGATCGACGGCACGCTCGCCGCCGATCCCAGGCTTGTCGGCTCCGTTGCCGCCGCACCGGGGATGCGCCTGCCGGGCGCGGTGGATCCGCAGGAACTGCTGATCCGGGCCATGGTGGGCCAGCAGATCACGGTGGCGGCCGCCAGGACAGCCTTGACCCAGCTGTCCGCGGCGGGCAGTCCCGCCAGTGCCCCCGGCGACGGCCTGGACCGCCTGTTTCCCACTCCGGCGGAAGTCGCAGCTGCAGGTCACTTGCTTCGCGGACCAAAGCGCCGGACCGAGTCGCTGCTGCTTGCTGCGGAGGCCATGACCGGCGGCCGCCTGGACTTCGGCTACGGCGACGACCTCCCAAGCCTCACCGCGGCACTTTTGCCGCTCCCCGGCGTCGGGCCCTGGACGGTGGGGTACGTCGCCATGCGGGTCCTGGGCGCCCCGGACATTTTCCTTGCCAACGACGCCGCCGTGCGGAACGGGATCCGCGCCCTCGATAATGGAACCAACCACCTGAGCCCGGACTTCCGGGAGACCAGCCCGTGGCGCTCCTACGCCACCATGCATCTCTGGCGCGCTGCCGCCCGGCCCGCCACAAGAAACACCATTCCCGCGAAAGGGACGCCATGA